Proteins co-encoded in one Papaver somniferum cultivar HN1 chromosome 5, ASM357369v1, whole genome shotgun sequence genomic window:
- the LOC113283230 gene encoding splicing factor 1-like isoform X4 translates to MATEVDQASSVEPHRAQTTVMATSSVASASTPKVSMFVKKAGFVIPKNKLAGSLVPAIRPRKTEVRDAAKVEDIKLIKRKTKWGADLSEDAAVRKGRALAYQTRVDQIAQQLKSGVLEEEDDKGTELLKDAPHPESSRAQKDDQMQKFEMLALEKQEIIGEILKLNPSYKVPPDYKPLLKEAKIPIPVTRYPGYNFIGVILGPGSRTQKRLEEETGVTIRIHGTKVGTEEKGEITSSDGSDIQNAYEELYVHVSADSFEKIDAAVSLIELLISPVLQGNSATATADTAKGTGDRVNVFDENQKDGVSSAGYVVPMASVNQGFMQPMAGPSQSGPTQVHFQPYRGPWFPPGPLQPAVHPHSGYAPSSHMSSAVQYPPTSINTSTMHPSFSGHSQHPFIPGQPQPMQSLQQSYMPELRQQSQGFSMLNNPMHSQQNSAMPHQNTGSSVGWPGVPPAASTSQGISNMMQINRPMGSPSEGRSPYPPPSNVSFTLASTPSSIAEPTLGSTQSHVPPGLSLSKLQQGNILPPVTTPRPQRPNSGDFTFRPLVPPPQASPGSSNPSVAPQMLPRPTTLQISLPQLLSYQPAMNNSSLQVSVLSNQSPKAAYQVGQLRAPVSFGANTAQLPQPQLRFPAFPNPNPAMLTSRTPHQGLQMPNSPGNLPPRTVNHLQLQQNQFGATIPSGNLFVQTQQFSNNMQGYSPGIRNQGYDPFSPTAVPSSALLNQREDLTRKPGS, encoded by the exons ATGGCCACGGAAGTTGACCAGGCATCTTCAGTTGAACCTCATCGTGCGCAGACAACTGTAATGGCTACCTCATCTGTAGCATCAGCTAGTACTCCAAAAGTTTCCATGTTCGTAAAGAAGGCGGGATTTGTTATACCAAAGAATAAATTAGCAGGTTCGCTGGTTCCTGCCATCCGGCCTAGGAAGACTGAAGTACGAGATGCAGCCAAAGTAGAGGATATTAAACTGATCAAAAGGAAAACAAAATGGGGTGCTGATCTCTCAGAAGATGCTGCTGTTCGGAAAGGAAGAGCTTTAGCATATCAG ACTCGAGTAGACCAAATCGCACAACAGTTGAAATCGGGAGTTCTCGAGGAGGAAGATGATAAAGGCACAGAACTACTGAAAGATGCTCCACATCCTGAATCTTCTAGGGCTCAAAAAGATGACCAG ATGCAGAAGTTTGAAATGTTAGCACTGGAGAAACAAGAGATTATTG GGGAGATACTAAAGTTGAATCCGAGTTACAAGGTTCCACCGGATTACAAACCGTTATTGAAGGAGGCCAAGATTCCTATTCCT GTCACACGTTACCCTGGATACAATTTCATTGGCGTGATATTAGGTCCTGGAAGCCGTACTCAAAAGCGTTTAGAAGAG GAAACTGGAGTTACTATACGAATTCATGGTACTAAAGTGGGTACGGAAGAGAAG GGTGAAATAACCTCATCAGATGGAAGTGACATTCAAAATGCTTATGAGGAGCTATACGTCCATGTATCAGCTGACTCGTTTGAGAAAATTGATGCTGCGGTTTCCTTAATCGAACTGCTCATTTCCCCCGTATTG CAGGGAAATTCAGCGACAGCTACCGCAGATACAGCAAAAGGCACTGGGGATCGTGTGAATGTGTTTGATGAGAATCAGAAGGATGGCGTTAGTTCTGCTGGTTATGTGGTACCTATGGCTAGTGTTAACCAAGGTTTTATGCAGCCAATGGCAGGACCTTCACAGTCCGGTCCTACACAAGTTCATTTTCAGCCTTACCGTGGTCCATGGTTCCCACCAGGCCCACTCCAACCTGCAGTGCATCCCCACTCTGGTTATGCTCCCTCATCACATATGTCCAGTGCTGTCCAATATCCTCCAACATCCATCAATACTTCAACTATGCATCCAAGTTTTAGCGGCCATTCTCAGCATCCTTTTATTCCTGGGCAACCACAGCCGATGCAGAGTTTACAGCAGTCTTACATGCCTGAACTTCGTCAACAATCTCAGGGTTTTTCGATGTTGAACAACCCCATGCACAGTCAGCAGAACTCTGCCATGCCACATCAAAATACTG GAAGCTCTGTTGGATGGCCGGGTGTACCACCAGCTGCGTCAACATCTCAAGGGATATCTAATATGATGCAAATAAATCGCCCAATGGGTTCACCTTCTGAAGGTCGGTCTCCGTATCCCCCACCTTCAAATGTTTCTTTTACATTAGCATCAACTCCGTCATCAATTGCTGAACCCACATTAGGTTCCACTCAATCACATGTTCCTCCCGGACTGTCATTATCCAAACTGCAGCAGGGAAATATTCTGCCACCAGTCACAACTCCAAGACCGCAGCGCCCAAACTCTGGTGATTTCACTTTTCGACCTCTGGTGCCTCCTCCTCAAGCAAGTCCAGGATCAAGCAATCCATCCGTAGCTCCTCAAATGCTGCCAAGACCAACAACGTTACAGATTTCACTGCCTCAGCTGCTATCTTACCAACCAGCCATGAACAATTCATCATTGCAAGTAAGCGTTCTAAGTAATCAAAGCCCTAAGGCTGCATATCAGGTTGGACAACTTCGAGCTCCAGTTTCTTTTGGTGCCAATACAGCTCAACTTCCACAGCCTCAACTAAGATTTCCAGCATTTCCAAATCCAAATCCTGCAATGTTAACATCTCGAACCCCGCATCAGGGACTCCAAATGCCCAATTCCCCTGGAAATTTGCCGCCCCGGACAGTAAATCATCTGCAACTTCAGCAGAATCAGTTCGGTGCTACTATTCCATCAGGCAACCTCTTTGTTCAAACCCAACAATTTAGTAATAATATGCAAGGGTATAGTCCTGGGATTCGGAACCAAGGCTATGATCCCTTCTCCCCCACTGCAGTACCATCCTCTGCACTGCTAAACCAAAGAGAagatttaacaaggaaaccaGGGAGTTGA
- the LOC113283230 gene encoding SH3 domain-containing protein C23A1.17-like isoform X5 translates to MQKFEMLALEKQEIIGEILKLNPSYKVPPDYKPLLKEAKIPIPVTRYPGYNFIGVILGPGSRTQKRLEEETGVTIRIHGTKVGTEEKGEITSSDGSDIQNAYEELYVHVSADSFEKIDAAVSLIELLISPVLQGNSATATADTAKGTGDRVNVFDENQKDGVSSAGYVVPMASVNQGFMQPMAGPSQSGPTQVHFQPYRGPWFPPGPLQPAVHPHSGYAPSSHMSSAVQYPPTSINTSTMHPSFSGHSQHPFIPGQPQPMQSLQQSYMPELRQQSQGFSMLNNPMHSQQNSAMPHQNTGNRPISTGTLPYPSLQHTSMKPLTGRPVTPSGSSVGWPGVPPAASTSQGISNMMQINRPMGSPSEGRSPYPPPSNVSFTLASTPSSIAEPTLGSTQSHVPPGLSLSKLQQGNILPPVTTPRPQRPNSGDFTFRPLVPPPQASPGSSNPSVAPQMLPRPTTLQISLPQLLSYQPAMNNSSLQVSVLSNQSPKAAYQVGQLRAPVSFGANTAQLPQPQLRFPAFPNPNPAMLTSRTPHQGLQMPNSPGNLPPRTVNHLQLQQNQFGATIPSGNLFVQTQQFSNNMQGYSPGIRNQGYDPFSPTAVPSSALLNQREDLTRKPGS, encoded by the exons ATGCAGAAGTTTGAAATGTTAGCACTGGAGAAACAAGAGATTATTG GGGAGATACTAAAGTTGAATCCGAGTTACAAGGTTCCACCGGATTACAAACCGTTATTGAAGGAGGCCAAGATTCCTATTCCT GTCACACGTTACCCTGGATACAATTTCATTGGCGTGATATTAGGTCCTGGAAGCCGTACTCAAAAGCGTTTAGAAGAG GAAACTGGAGTTACTATACGAATTCATGGTACTAAAGTGGGTACGGAAGAGAAG GGTGAAATAACCTCATCAGATGGAAGTGACATTCAAAATGCTTATGAGGAGCTATACGTCCATGTATCAGCTGACTCGTTTGAGAAAATTGATGCTGCGGTTTCCTTAATCGAACTGCTCATTTCCCCCGTATTG CAGGGAAATTCAGCGACAGCTACCGCAGATACAGCAAAAGGCACTGGGGATCGTGTGAATGTGTTTGATGAGAATCAGAAGGATGGCGTTAGTTCTGCTGGTTATGTGGTACCTATGGCTAGTGTTAACCAAGGTTTTATGCAGCCAATGGCAGGACCTTCACAGTCCGGTCCTACACAAGTTCATTTTCAGCCTTACCGTGGTCCATGGTTCCCACCAGGCCCACTCCAACCTGCAGTGCATCCCCACTCTGGTTATGCTCCCTCATCACATATGTCCAGTGCTGTCCAATATCCTCCAACATCCATCAATACTTCAACTATGCATCCAAGTTTTAGCGGCCATTCTCAGCATCCTTTTATTCCTGGGCAACCACAGCCGATGCAGAGTTTACAGCAGTCTTACATGCCTGAACTTCGTCAACAATCTCAGGGTTTTTCGATGTTGAACAACCCCATGCACAGTCAGCAGAACTCTGCCATGCCACATCAAAATACTGGTAATCGTCCAATTTCAACAGGAACATTGCCATATCCAAGTCTTCAACATACATCAATGAAACCCTTGACTGGTAGACCTGTAACTCCTTCAGGAAGCTCTGTTGGATGGCCGGGTGTACCACCAGCTGCGTCAACATCTCAAGGGATATCTAATATGATGCAAATAAATCGCCCAATGGGTTCACCTTCTGAAGGTCGGTCTCCGTATCCCCCACCTTCAAATGTTTCTTTTACATTAGCATCAACTCCGTCATCAATTGCTGAACCCACATTAGGTTCCACTCAATCACATGTTCCTCCCGGACTGTCATTATCCAAACTGCAGCAGGGAAATATTCTGCCACCAGTCACAACTCCAAGACCGCAGCGCCCAAACTCTGGTGATTTCACTTTTCGACCTCTGGTGCCTCCTCCTCAAGCAAGTCCAGGATCAAGCAATCCATCCGTAGCTCCTCAAATGCTGCCAAGACCAACAACGTTACAGATTTCACTGCCTCAGCTGCTATCTTACCAACCAGCCATGAACAATTCATCATTGCAAGTAAGCGTTCTAAGTAATCAAAGCCCTAAGGCTGCATATCAGGTTGGACAACTTCGAGCTCCAGTTTCTTTTGGTGCCAATACAGCTCAACTTCCACAGCCTCAACTAAGATTTCCAGCATTTCCAAATCCAAATCCTGCAATGTTAACATCTCGAACCCCGCATCAGGGACTCCAAATGCCCAATTCCCCTGGAAATTTGCCGCCCCGGACAGTAAATCATCTGCAACTTCAGCAGAATCAGTTCGGTGCTACTATTCCATCAGGCAACCTCTTTGTTCAAACCCAACAATTTAGTAATAATATGCAAGGGTATAGTCCTGGGATTCGGAACCAAGGCTATGATCCCTTCTCCCCCACTGCAGTACCATCCTCTGCACTGCTAAACCAAAGAGAagatttaacaaggaaaccaGGGAGTTGA
- the LOC113283230 gene encoding splicing factor 1-like isoform X2, which yields MATEVDQASSVEPHRAQTTVMATSSVASASTPKVSMFVKKAGFVIPKNKLAGSLVPAIRPRKTEVRDAAKVEDIKLIKRKTKWGADLSEDAAVRKGRALAYQTRVDQIAQQLKSGVLEEEDDKGTELLKDAPHPESSRAQKDDQMQKFEMLALEKQEIIGEILKLNPSYKVPPDYKPLLKEAKIPIPVTRYPGYNFIGVILGPGSRTQKRLEEETGVTIRIHGTKVGTEEKGEITSSDGSDIQNAYEELYVHVSADSFEKIDAAVSLIELLISPVLGNSATATADTAKGTGDRVNVFDENQKDGVSSAGYVVPMASVNQGFMQPMAGPSQSGPTQVHFQPYRGPWFPPGPLQPAVHPHSGYAPSSHMSSAVQYPPTSINTSTMHPSFSGHSQHPFIPGQPQPMQSLQQSYMPELRQQSQGFSMLNNPMHSQQNSAMPHQNTGNRPISTGTLPYPSLQHTSMKPLTGRPVTPSGSSVGWPGVPPAASTSQGISNMMQINRPMGSPSEGRSPYPPPSNVSFTLASTPSSIAEPTLGSTQSHVPPGLSLSKLQQGNILPPVTTPRPQRPNSGDFTFRPLVPPPQASPGSSNPSVAPQMLPRPTTLQISLPQLLSYQPAMNNSSLQVSVLSNQSPKAAYQVGQLRAPVSFGANTAQLPQPQLRFPAFPNPNPAMLTSRTPHQGLQMPNSPGNLPPRTVNHLQLQQNQFGATIPSGNLFVQTQQFSNNMQGYSPGIRNQGYDPFSPTAVPSSALLNQREDLTRKPGS from the exons ATGGCCACGGAAGTTGACCAGGCATCTTCAGTTGAACCTCATCGTGCGCAGACAACTGTAATGGCTACCTCATCTGTAGCATCAGCTAGTACTCCAAAAGTTTCCATGTTCGTAAAGAAGGCGGGATTTGTTATACCAAAGAATAAATTAGCAGGTTCGCTGGTTCCTGCCATCCGGCCTAGGAAGACTGAAGTACGAGATGCAGCCAAAGTAGAGGATATTAAACTGATCAAAAGGAAAACAAAATGGGGTGCTGATCTCTCAGAAGATGCTGCTGTTCGGAAAGGAAGAGCTTTAGCATATCAG ACTCGAGTAGACCAAATCGCACAACAGTTGAAATCGGGAGTTCTCGAGGAGGAAGATGATAAAGGCACAGAACTACTGAAAGATGCTCCACATCCTGAATCTTCTAGGGCTCAAAAAGATGACCAG ATGCAGAAGTTTGAAATGTTAGCACTGGAGAAACAAGAGATTATTG GGGAGATACTAAAGTTGAATCCGAGTTACAAGGTTCCACCGGATTACAAACCGTTATTGAAGGAGGCCAAGATTCCTATTCCT GTCACACGTTACCCTGGATACAATTTCATTGGCGTGATATTAGGTCCTGGAAGCCGTACTCAAAAGCGTTTAGAAGAG GAAACTGGAGTTACTATACGAATTCATGGTACTAAAGTGGGTACGGAAGAGAAG GGTGAAATAACCTCATCAGATGGAAGTGACATTCAAAATGCTTATGAGGAGCTATACGTCCATGTATCAGCTGACTCGTTTGAGAAAATTGATGCTGCGGTTTCCTTAATCGAACTGCTCATTTCCCCCGTATTG GGAAATTCAGCGACAGCTACCGCAGATACAGCAAAAGGCACTGGGGATCGTGTGAATGTGTTTGATGAGAATCAGAAGGATGGCGTTAGTTCTGCTGGTTATGTGGTACCTATGGCTAGTGTTAACCAAGGTTTTATGCAGCCAATGGCAGGACCTTCACAGTCCGGTCCTACACAAGTTCATTTTCAGCCTTACCGTGGTCCATGGTTCCCACCAGGCCCACTCCAACCTGCAGTGCATCCCCACTCTGGTTATGCTCCCTCATCACATATGTCCAGTGCTGTCCAATATCCTCCAACATCCATCAATACTTCAACTATGCATCCAAGTTTTAGCGGCCATTCTCAGCATCCTTTTATTCCTGGGCAACCACAGCCGATGCAGAGTTTACAGCAGTCTTACATGCCTGAACTTCGTCAACAATCTCAGGGTTTTTCGATGTTGAACAACCCCATGCACAGTCAGCAGAACTCTGCCATGCCACATCAAAATACTGGTAATCGTCCAATTTCAACAGGAACATTGCCATATCCAAGTCTTCAACATACATCAATGAAACCCTTGACTGGTAGACCTGTAACTCCTTCAGGAAGCTCTGTTGGATGGCCGGGTGTACCACCAGCTGCGTCAACATCTCAAGGGATATCTAATATGATGCAAATAAATCGCCCAATGGGTTCACCTTCTGAAGGTCGGTCTCCGTATCCCCCACCTTCAAATGTTTCTTTTACATTAGCATCAACTCCGTCATCAATTGCTGAACCCACATTAGGTTCCACTCAATCACATGTTCCTCCCGGACTGTCATTATCCAAACTGCAGCAGGGAAATATTCTGCCACCAGTCACAACTCCAAGACCGCAGCGCCCAAACTCTGGTGATTTCACTTTTCGACCTCTGGTGCCTCCTCCTCAAGCAAGTCCAGGATCAAGCAATCCATCCGTAGCTCCTCAAATGCTGCCAAGACCAACAACGTTACAGATTTCACTGCCTCAGCTGCTATCTTACCAACCAGCCATGAACAATTCATCATTGCAAGTAAGCGTTCTAAGTAATCAAAGCCCTAAGGCTGCATATCAGGTTGGACAACTTCGAGCTCCAGTTTCTTTTGGTGCCAATACAGCTCAACTTCCACAGCCTCAACTAAGATTTCCAGCATTTCCAAATCCAAATCCTGCAATGTTAACATCTCGAACCCCGCATCAGGGACTCCAAATGCCCAATTCCCCTGGAAATTTGCCGCCCCGGACAGTAAATCATCTGCAACTTCAGCAGAATCAGTTCGGTGCTACTATTCCATCAGGCAACCTCTTTGTTCAAACCCAACAATTTAGTAATAATATGCAAGGGTATAGTCCTGGGATTCGGAACCAAGGCTATGATCCCTTCTCCCCCACTGCAGTACCATCCTCTGCACTGCTAAACCAAAGAGAagatttaacaaggaaaccaGGGAGTTGA
- the LOC113283230 gene encoding branchpoint-bridging protein-like isoform X3, producing the protein MATEVDQASSVEPHRAQTTVMATSSVASASTPKVSMFVKKAGFVIPKNKLAGSLVPAIRPRKTEVRDAAKVEDIKLIKRKTKWGADLSEDAAVRKGRALAYQTRVDQIAQQLKSGVLEEEDDKGTELLKDAPHPESSRAQKDDQMQKFEMLALEKQEIIGEILKLNPSYKVPPDYKPLLKEAKIPIPVTRYPGYNFIGVILGPGSRTQKRLEEETGVTIRIHGTKVGTEEKGEITSSDGSDIQNAYEELYVHVSADSFEKIDAAVSLIELLISPVLQGNSATATADTAKGTGDRVNVFDENQKDGVSSAGYVVPMASVNQGFMQPMAGPSQSGPTQVHFQPYRGPWFPPGPLQPAVHPHSGYAPSSHMSSAVQYPPTSINTSTMHPSFSGHSQHPFIPGQPQPMQSLQQSYMPELRQQSQGFSMLNNPMHSQQNSAMPHQNTGNRPISTGTLPYPSLQHTSMKPLTGRPVTPSGSSVGWPGVPPAASTSQGISNMMQINRPMGSPSEGSTQSHVPPGLSLSKLQQGNILPPVTTPRPQRPNSGDFTFRPLVPPPQASPGSSNPSVAPQMLPRPTTLQISLPQLLSYQPAMNNSSLQVSVLSNQSPKAAYQVGQLRAPVSFGANTAQLPQPQLRFPAFPNPNPAMLTSRTPHQGLQMPNSPGNLPPRTVNHLQLQQNQFGATIPSGNLFVQTQQFSNNMQGYSPGIRNQGYDPFSPTAVPSSALLNQREDLTRKPGS; encoded by the exons ATGGCCACGGAAGTTGACCAGGCATCTTCAGTTGAACCTCATCGTGCGCAGACAACTGTAATGGCTACCTCATCTGTAGCATCAGCTAGTACTCCAAAAGTTTCCATGTTCGTAAAGAAGGCGGGATTTGTTATACCAAAGAATAAATTAGCAGGTTCGCTGGTTCCTGCCATCCGGCCTAGGAAGACTGAAGTACGAGATGCAGCCAAAGTAGAGGATATTAAACTGATCAAAAGGAAAACAAAATGGGGTGCTGATCTCTCAGAAGATGCTGCTGTTCGGAAAGGAAGAGCTTTAGCATATCAG ACTCGAGTAGACCAAATCGCACAACAGTTGAAATCGGGAGTTCTCGAGGAGGAAGATGATAAAGGCACAGAACTACTGAAAGATGCTCCACATCCTGAATCTTCTAGGGCTCAAAAAGATGACCAG ATGCAGAAGTTTGAAATGTTAGCACTGGAGAAACAAGAGATTATTG GGGAGATACTAAAGTTGAATCCGAGTTACAAGGTTCCACCGGATTACAAACCGTTATTGAAGGAGGCCAAGATTCCTATTCCT GTCACACGTTACCCTGGATACAATTTCATTGGCGTGATATTAGGTCCTGGAAGCCGTACTCAAAAGCGTTTAGAAGAG GAAACTGGAGTTACTATACGAATTCATGGTACTAAAGTGGGTACGGAAGAGAAG GGTGAAATAACCTCATCAGATGGAAGTGACATTCAAAATGCTTATGAGGAGCTATACGTCCATGTATCAGCTGACTCGTTTGAGAAAATTGATGCTGCGGTTTCCTTAATCGAACTGCTCATTTCCCCCGTATTG CAGGGAAATTCAGCGACAGCTACCGCAGATACAGCAAAAGGCACTGGGGATCGTGTGAATGTGTTTGATGAGAATCAGAAGGATGGCGTTAGTTCTGCTGGTTATGTGGTACCTATGGCTAGTGTTAACCAAGGTTTTATGCAGCCAATGGCAGGACCTTCACAGTCCGGTCCTACACAAGTTCATTTTCAGCCTTACCGTGGTCCATGGTTCCCACCAGGCCCACTCCAACCTGCAGTGCATCCCCACTCTGGTTATGCTCCCTCATCACATATGTCCAGTGCTGTCCAATATCCTCCAACATCCATCAATACTTCAACTATGCATCCAAGTTTTAGCGGCCATTCTCAGCATCCTTTTATTCCTGGGCAACCACAGCCGATGCAGAGTTTACAGCAGTCTTACATGCCTGAACTTCGTCAACAATCTCAGGGTTTTTCGATGTTGAACAACCCCATGCACAGTCAGCAGAACTCTGCCATGCCACATCAAAATACTGGTAATCGTCCAATTTCAACAGGAACATTGCCATATCCAAGTCTTCAACATACATCAATGAAACCCTTGACTGGTAGACCTGTAACTCCTTCAGGAAGCTCTGTTGGATGGCCGGGTGTACCACCAGCTGCGTCAACATCTCAAGGGATATCTAATATGATGCAAATAAATCGCCCAATGGGTTCACCTTCTGAAG GTTCCACTCAATCACATGTTCCTCCCGGACTGTCATTATCCAAACTGCAGCAGGGAAATATTCTGCCACCAGTCACAACTCCAAGACCGCAGCGCCCAAACTCTGGTGATTTCACTTTTCGACCTCTGGTGCCTCCTCCTCAAGCAAGTCCAGGATCAAGCAATCCATCCGTAGCTCCTCAAATGCTGCCAAGACCAACAACGTTACAGATTTCACTGCCTCAGCTGCTATCTTACCAACCAGCCATGAACAATTCATCATTGCAAGTAAGCGTTCTAAGTAATCAAAGCCCTAAGGCTGCATATCAGGTTGGACAACTTCGAGCTCCAGTTTCTTTTGGTGCCAATACAGCTCAACTTCCACAGCCTCAACTAAGATTTCCAGCATTTCCAAATCCAAATCCTGCAATGTTAACATCTCGAACCCCGCATCAGGGACTCCAAATGCCCAATTCCCCTGGAAATTTGCCGCCCCGGACAGTAAATCATCTGCAACTTCAGCAGAATCAGTTCGGTGCTACTATTCCATCAGGCAACCTCTTTGTTCAAACCCAACAATTTAGTAATAATATGCAAGGGTATAGTCCTGGGATTCGGAACCAAGGCTATGATCCCTTCTCCCCCACTGCAGTACCATCCTCTGCACTGCTAAACCAAAGAGAagatttaacaaggaaaccaGGGAGTTGA
- the LOC113283230 gene encoding splicing factor 1-like isoform X1 → MATEVDQASSVEPHRAQTTVMATSSVASASTPKVSMFVKKAGFVIPKNKLAGSLVPAIRPRKTEVRDAAKVEDIKLIKRKTKWGADLSEDAAVRKGRALAYQTRVDQIAQQLKSGVLEEEDDKGTELLKDAPHPESSRAQKDDQMQKFEMLALEKQEIIGEILKLNPSYKVPPDYKPLLKEAKIPIPVTRYPGYNFIGVILGPGSRTQKRLEEETGVTIRIHGTKVGTEEKGEITSSDGSDIQNAYEELYVHVSADSFEKIDAAVSLIELLISPVLQGNSATATADTAKGTGDRVNVFDENQKDGVSSAGYVVPMASVNQGFMQPMAGPSQSGPTQVHFQPYRGPWFPPGPLQPAVHPHSGYAPSSHMSSAVQYPPTSINTSTMHPSFSGHSQHPFIPGQPQPMQSLQQSYMPELRQQSQGFSMLNNPMHSQQNSAMPHQNTGNRPISTGTLPYPSLQHTSMKPLTGRPVTPSGSSVGWPGVPPAASTSQGISNMMQINRPMGSPSEGRSPYPPPSNVSFTLASTPSSIAEPTLGSTQSHVPPGLSLSKLQQGNILPPVTTPRPQRPNSGDFTFRPLVPPPQASPGSSNPSVAPQMLPRPTTLQISLPQLLSYQPAMNNSSLQVSVLSNQSPKAAYQVGQLRAPVSFGANTAQLPQPQLRFPAFPNPNPAMLTSRTPHQGLQMPNSPGNLPPRTVNHLQLQQNQFGATIPSGNLFVQTQQFSNNMQGYSPGIRNQGYDPFSPTAVPSSALLNQREDLTRKPGS, encoded by the exons ATGGCCACGGAAGTTGACCAGGCATCTTCAGTTGAACCTCATCGTGCGCAGACAACTGTAATGGCTACCTCATCTGTAGCATCAGCTAGTACTCCAAAAGTTTCCATGTTCGTAAAGAAGGCGGGATTTGTTATACCAAAGAATAAATTAGCAGGTTCGCTGGTTCCTGCCATCCGGCCTAGGAAGACTGAAGTACGAGATGCAGCCAAAGTAGAGGATATTAAACTGATCAAAAGGAAAACAAAATGGGGTGCTGATCTCTCAGAAGATGCTGCTGTTCGGAAAGGAAGAGCTTTAGCATATCAG ACTCGAGTAGACCAAATCGCACAACAGTTGAAATCGGGAGTTCTCGAGGAGGAAGATGATAAAGGCACAGAACTACTGAAAGATGCTCCACATCCTGAATCTTCTAGGGCTCAAAAAGATGACCAG ATGCAGAAGTTTGAAATGTTAGCACTGGAGAAACAAGAGATTATTG GGGAGATACTAAAGTTGAATCCGAGTTACAAGGTTCCACCGGATTACAAACCGTTATTGAAGGAGGCCAAGATTCCTATTCCT GTCACACGTTACCCTGGATACAATTTCATTGGCGTGATATTAGGTCCTGGAAGCCGTACTCAAAAGCGTTTAGAAGAG GAAACTGGAGTTACTATACGAATTCATGGTACTAAAGTGGGTACGGAAGAGAAG GGTGAAATAACCTCATCAGATGGAAGTGACATTCAAAATGCTTATGAGGAGCTATACGTCCATGTATCAGCTGACTCGTTTGAGAAAATTGATGCTGCGGTTTCCTTAATCGAACTGCTCATTTCCCCCGTATTG CAGGGAAATTCAGCGACAGCTACCGCAGATACAGCAAAAGGCACTGGGGATCGTGTGAATGTGTTTGATGAGAATCAGAAGGATGGCGTTAGTTCTGCTGGTTATGTGGTACCTATGGCTAGTGTTAACCAAGGTTTTATGCAGCCAATGGCAGGACCTTCACAGTCCGGTCCTACACAAGTTCATTTTCAGCCTTACCGTGGTCCATGGTTCCCACCAGGCCCACTCCAACCTGCAGTGCATCCCCACTCTGGTTATGCTCCCTCATCACATATGTCCAGTGCTGTCCAATATCCTCCAACATCCATCAATACTTCAACTATGCATCCAAGTTTTAGCGGCCATTCTCAGCATCCTTTTATTCCTGGGCAACCACAGCCGATGCAGAGTTTACAGCAGTCTTACATGCCTGAACTTCGTCAACAATCTCAGGGTTTTTCGATGTTGAACAACCCCATGCACAGTCAGCAGAACTCTGCCATGCCACATCAAAATACTGGTAATCGTCCAATTTCAACAGGAACATTGCCATATCCAAGTCTTCAACATACATCAATGAAACCCTTGACTGGTAGACCTGTAACTCCTTCAGGAAGCTCTGTTGGATGGCCGGGTGTACCACCAGCTGCGTCAACATCTCAAGGGATATCTAATATGATGCAAATAAATCGCCCAATGGGTTCACCTTCTGAAGGTCGGTCTCCGTATCCCCCACCTTCAAATGTTTCTTTTACATTAGCATCAACTCCGTCATCAATTGCTGAACCCACATTAGGTTCCACTCAATCACATGTTCCTCCCGGACTGTCATTATCCAAACTGCAGCAGGGAAATATTCTGCCACCAGTCACAACTCCAAGACCGCAGCGCCCAAACTCTGGTGATTTCACTTTTCGACCTCTGGTGCCTCCTCCTCAAGCAAGTCCAGGATCAAGCAATCCATCCGTAGCTCCTCAAATGCTGCCAAGACCAACAACGTTACAGATTTCACTGCCTCAGCTGCTATCTTACCAACCAGCCATGAACAATTCATCATTGCAAGTAAGCGTTCTAAGTAATCAAAGCCCTAAGGCTGCATATCAGGTTGGACAACTTCGAGCTCCAGTTTCTTTTGGTGCCAATACAGCTCAACTTCCACAGCCTCAACTAAGATTTCCAGCATTTCCAAATCCAAATCCTGCAATGTTAACATCTCGAACCCCGCATCAGGGACTCCAAATGCCCAATTCCCCTGGAAATTTGCCGCCCCGGACAGTAAATCATCTGCAACTTCAGCAGAATCAGTTCGGTGCTACTATTCCATCAGGCAACCTCTTTGTTCAAACCCAACAATTTAGTAATAATATGCAAGGGTATAGTCCTGGGATTCGGAACCAAGGCTATGATCCCTTCTCCCCCACTGCAGTACCATCCTCTGCACTGCTAAACCAAAGAGAagatttaacaaggaaaccaGGGAGTTGA